The Procambarus clarkii isolate CNS0578487 chromosome 37, FALCON_Pclarkii_2.0, whole genome shotgun sequence nucleotide sequence AGACTTAGGACCAGCAATCAGAAAGAAAAATTCTAACCATCGAACAAAAAAAATGGGGAGGAAGCAACTACAACCATCAGCAAATACAGACGATAGACTTGCGTGTAGTCGATAGACTTGCGTGTAGACGATAGACTTGCGTGCAGACAATAGACTTGCGTGTAGACAATAGACTTGCGTGCAGACGCTGGGGGGCCACAGCATCCACAGCAGGACaatggagagagagagttaataaatttctaaaaaaataaaaattcctgACCCAAGTATTGTCGTTTCACATAACCAACAGCCCGTTTTCTTTGACTCTGGCGCGAATTACTAACCCTCACATATGTTGAAATTCAAAACTAATAAAATAATTGATTTTATAATTCGTAATTTACCACAGTCGTTGGACTGAAAAAAAAAGATAGTAATGATCAAGGTCAATATACAGCGAGTGTGGAGAAGCGTGAGGGATTACAAAACACACAATGATCAGTACCTCAACCTATAGGCAGACttatgtccattccatccagcggccgaccccaaagacgcattcaataaTTTAAAAAAGCTGTTCagtcaaaataaaaattgtctaaATTGTAAATAAATGTTATTATATTGACATATTGTGAATAGGTTAGGTTGTTTATGTTCTGTTGGCTGTTCTGCGAGGTTCAACTATGTTCACTTCTACCGGTCATTGTTCACAAGGAGGAACATGCTTGCCTGCATCTGAGGTTACTGTCGAGTGTTCAGGTCATTAATATGTTGTGGTAGTCATGTGCTTGAAGACCACTACACAGATCGTTGGGTTATTTAGGTTATCATCATTATAAAGAAGGACACGCGACCCTCCTCAAAACTGTCCCCCATTAACAAACCAGCGGGGAAAATGAAGACTTTGGAAATGTctttaagatttttttttaagattttcatTAAGATTAAGAATCATTTAAGATTTTCGCACTTATGTTTGACCCAAACAACGTCAATAATGAATATACGCAGACGAGTGGATATCTTTCCTGTATACGATGTAGTCCTTATAATGCTCAAACCCATGTATAACCCCATGAATGGGATACTTGTTTCACATACAGAGACAAAGAGAACCAAATTAAACTATCCCAACTTAAACTCAATTAAActaaaagggagccggtcggccgagcggacagcacgctgggcttgtgatcctgtggtcctgggttcgattccaggcgccggcgagaaacaatgggcagagtttctttcaccctatgtccctgttacctagcagtaaaataggtacctgggtgttagtcagttgtcacgggctgcttcctaggggtggaggcctggtcgaggaccgggccgcggggacactaaagccccgaaatcatctcaagataacctcaagaagatcactGAAAATCCAAAGTTTGCTTTCTTGGACCCAAACGAACATACAGTTCACCAACACTACACTGCCATCATCATTCCCTGACCCCCGTAAGCAATGTACTAGTTACCATTCTACTGAACTGCATGATATGTTGCCCCCACCAATCAACATACTGTGTAGGGTTGTTGCAACGAATGAGATGTTGCTGCCTTGTTAGTTAACAACATAATTCTAAGTCTTGAGGAAGTCTATTAATACAGATGAGCACAGGAATACCCGAGTGTGTGTAGCACAGACAGACTTCATGTTTTCTGTCTCATAAACAGTTCTCACAACCACCTTATGACGTTCCCATTCTAAGTTTGTTTACCAATATTATATGACTGACAGTCGAATGTTCTTCTCTTCATAGccaacgcatatatatatatatatatatatatatatatatatatatatatatatatatatatatatatatatatatatatatatatatatatatatatatatatttattttttcgtcAGAAACAATCAAGTATTATAAAACTCAGATCATTATTTGTCTCTTTGGACTCAAGATAGTGAGATATATCTTATTGTTAGCATTTGATAAGCCTGTTAAAGATTGTTCGCTTCAATAGTTAGCAGTCAGCTGTCAGCTCAGACACAGTTCTAAAGTGCTTATTACCAGGCGAGTCTCTTGTCTTATCTCAAGGCGTGATCTTCGACCCCTTATGAATACCAAGGAGTCAGATACGCGTGACAGTTAAGGATTGCTGAGGCGAGCTCATACCTGGTCCAGTTtatcaattaatattattattatttaatttggcGGCCACTTTGgtgaaagtatatatatatatatttttaacgtctttcattgtttttttttttttttagatttccgGTTGATGCTTCCTATCCATCTTTATCCACATTCTTCAGCCAATCCTTCCCTTATCCTCCTTGAGACCCCTGTGTCGTGCATGAACCATATATCAAATACTTTATATTTACATCAGAGGGTTAGTGTAATCGACTTGATTACATTAACTTGATAATGTGatcgacttgataatagtccaggggccagattcacgaagcacttacgaacctgtacatcttttctaaatctttggcggctttgtttacaattattaaacagttaatgagctccgaagcaccaggaggctgtttataacaataacaacagttcattgggaagatttcatgcttgtaaactgcttaataaacgtaaccaaagccgtcagagattgaggacagatgtacacgttcgtaagtacttgcgtaactgcttcgtgaatctggccccctggacggaccgaaacgtcgtcgtctcttcaatttctagtgtgtggtctggtcaccattAAGGGGTTGTTCATTCCCAGGTTCATCAAACAACCAATTGAAGAGCAGAAGTTCGCTCAGTCAAGCGTATCAATTCATCGATCCGGCAACCAATCAAATTCGCAATAAACTCATCAATCTCCCAGCAGTTAAGCAGTTAATTGCTCAGTCAAGCCAATTCACAAAATCCTTTACTTGAAGAAGACGATTAAGCTTACTCTCCGTTGTTTACAGACCATCAATCACTCAAACTGCTCTTCCAAGTGACAGGTCATCAGAGTGGCAAGCAGTAATAGCATGTTATTGCCCTTGTAATTGCCTCCCCTGGACGCCGTAGCTAACTGAtgtactaaactgatgtactaaactgatgtactaacctGATGTACTAACCTCAGTGATGTATTAAACTGATGTTCTAACCTCAGTGATGTACTAAACTGATGTTCTAACCTCAGTGAtgtactaaactgatgtactaacctGAGTGATGTACTAaactgcccgaacctaaccttaaCGAGGACCCACAAATAACAATGGGGACTTAATACGTCAATTCTGCAATCTACTATGATTTGTAGTACGTCTGTTTTTGGCCTGAAAAGGGGATTTATAAGCCAAAATGCAATGTAATATTTtgaggaggacgggttggatggatatatatatatatatatatatatatatatatatatatatatatatatatatatatatatatatatatatatatatatgcaaacaagcctgaatggtccccaggactatatacaactgaaaactcacaccccagaagtgactcgaacccatactcccacaactggtatgtacagggacgccttaatccgcttgaccatcacgaccggacataaggaagtgatagccgaggctatatgaaccacttccccgccggcactcggatggtaatcttgggcatagcattttatcaaatcacctcattctttggggcacacgtgaggaacacaaatgcaaacaagcctgaatggtccccaggactatatacaactgaaaactcacaccccagaagtgactcgaacccatactcccacaactggtatgtacagggacgccttaatccgcttgaccatcacgaccggacataaggaagtgatagccgaggctatatgaaccacttccccgccggcactcggatggtaatcttgggcatagcattttatcaaatcacctcattctttggggcacacgtgaggaacacaaatgcaaaccattcaggcttgtttgcatttgtgttcctcacgtgtgccccaaagaatgaggtgatttgataaaatgctatgcccaagattaccatccgagtgccggcggggaagtggttcatatagcctcggctatcacttccttatgtccggtcgtgatggtcaagcggattaaggcgtccctgtacataccagttgtgggagtatgggttcgagtcacttctggggtgtgagttttcagttatatatatatatatatatatatatatatatatatatatatatatatatatatatatatatatatatatatatatataacattccctctaatgcgttatgcgtggtttcctccgaggctatgggtcccccttcttccagctagaggtggtactcccttctatatatatatatatatatatgtatgtgtgtgtgtgcctctggaATCAGCTGTCGATCTCTGTTGGGATTTGTAAATGATTGAGaatgtaattatatataaataaagatgGTACTATGGCTCGGGAAAGTACACATGTTGATGATTAAGTGATGATTCTTGCAACGTCGGTAtatcctggaaacacaaaccgtaactgtctctattttccgcttgttacaacttgtaataaagttgttacatcttggcttaaagtgtttatgacgtattagaacgttgttacaacttgctatattggttgttatagctggttaggtgttaaaacttgttagaacgttgtaccaacgtcgtagttttggtttgtgttttgcgGGATATCGATATATAACCTCTCTATTGTTTCcggctgcttctctctctctctctctctctctctctctctctctctctctctctctctctctctctctctctctctctctctctctctctctctctctcgagagagagagagagagagagtgtcgtCAAGTGTGTGTCCATAGAGCCAGTGAAACACCATTTTACACCCGTTGGTAACTATCTCAAGTCTCAAGTTAATCTCAAGGCACAGCTGAGGTTGCCCGCTCCAACCTGGATAAGAATTAATATGTCCAAATGCTATTCTGGACGACATTAATTGGTCCAACGATTGGCTGGACAAACCTTAATTGACATGTCCTTGGATAATGATGTCCAAGGTCAAGGTCAAGATTGTAATTGTTGTACTGGAGTAGTTGATCTTGGCAACGTCTTGAATTGGTTGTTAATAATGGATTATTGCCCCCCTTCCCATTTAATAATGTTACATAATAAGCAGTAATAagtagaactagcagcattacacttagcaaccagtacattaaaaaacattggaggaggaataatattctgtgattcaaagtctgctcttcaagcaatcgaaaacttctcttggaagatcgacagcaagaacctcatactcccaattataaatgacctaattgatgcacagagtaaagggtctcgaatctcctttgtatggataccttcacacataaatataacccatcataatgagacagacattgcagccaaattagcgtgtaacaagtttgaagttgaattagatctaggtatccccatctctgctgtcaaaactgtattggtccaaacattcagatctgataggaaagaacttactgactcccaacgacctgaaagtactagtataaaaagctatgatttgttcagatctgaaacctacatctatggacagcacaaaacgtggaccagactgtgcgacacagtgattgcaaggatcaggttgggttaccgttacctgtggcaggtggctgcaggtgacgggtctcccaatcctgagcactccaagtgcaaactctgtgagcaggaactacggcatgatctcccgcactacatcactgaatgcccagttattagacctttcagaccagttggcatgaggtaaatggagctttgcaattactttattcactctcgtattctagaagatatcctcacagtatacccaaaatttgccagtgccggctactaaacacatggctctgtatgactaaccatcctgcgagatggggacttgtattaccactgctaccttattcaatcttgtgttgttgatattctcaaaatgcatccggagtctgccagtgcagaccgcttatcacatgcctctgtatgactaaccatcctgtgtgatggggattttttagcatcacctagttagcttttttgacacactgtactccacttcatatagtctagggttgctgcactaatgcagatgtacctaatatgttaataataataaaaaaatgttcGTAATATCCCAACTTATAACGTAACCTCGACTTTTCGTCTAAGTTGTTACAATGTTGTGTCAAAGTAACAGTTGTGATAATAACGTTGTGGCTAGGTTGtgtgagtgttgttgtgtgtgtgtgtgaaagagagagagagagaaagagagagagagagagagggagagagagagaaaaggggtgGAAAGGCAAAGTATGGGAGAAAGTGAAATGAGAgaaaagggaaggagaggagggagagggaaagaaaggggggggggtgtagaaatGGGCTTAGACACTCGAGAGGGTTAAAAAAAAAGCACCAAATAGTCTTTACATTCTCAAATGTGGTTATCTTGCACATATGTAATAGATAAGCGTTTTCTTATATCTTTCTGCTTTTTCAAGTCACATATATAAATTGGATTATGTGCTTcagccacgctattgtgatttatttTTCATCTGCAACGATGACTCTTTGCACACCCTACACACCTGTAAAGAGGCAGACGGGTGTAAGTTGTACTGGCAAAGCTAACACTTGGATAAACATATGTCTCACACACCTGCACTTGATGGTAGAAAAGCTTTTATTTATGTCAAGCGTAGCAGAGCACAAGCTGTTAATGTTTATACTTGAGAAATATGGcccgaagaagaagaagaattggCTTCAGAAACTTTTCTGAAGCTTCAGAAACCTTTCTGAGGCTTCAAAGCCTCAGAAACTTTCTGTGATCATTATTAAAAATTTTCCTTCACACCAGTTAATGGAGAAACATTTTTAAACACTAAAGCTCCACCTGTGAAGCACACAGGAAGCATTATATCATCTGGGCAAAATATATGTTTCCTAGTCTCGTAGATGGATGTTAGTCATGACAAACGTGAAGAGAGCAAGATTACCTTCAAGAAATCCTAATATAACATCCATCTTTAGAGGCTTCTGATCCAAATTAATGGTTCGTAATGGAGTTAAGTGGGTACCAAGATGATATAAAAATTAGCTGTTTGAAGGCCAGCCACGGAAGCCTTAAACACGAGAGGATTATAATGGAAGtgtgtattatgtatatatatatatatatatatatatatatatatatatatatatatatatatatatatatatatatataatataacatatattatatatatatatatatatatatatatatatatatatatatatatatatatatatatatatatatatatatatatatatatagatatatatatatatgaggcggCGTGCCACAggggcccgcctctcgactggtTATCCTCTTGATTGATATCAATAATATCGATAACGGAACACCTGTTATAAACATTCCCCTCGCCACAGAAAATATACCAGAGAGCAAAGTCACAACAACAGCCTCTTGagagtcatatatatatgtatatataatatatataatatatatatatcagggccGATAGACGTAACTTAGGAAATGGAACTAATAACTGGCCCACAAAATATTTAAGTGTTGATATATTAATGAAATTAGAGAGTAAGCTGCTGTATGAACGCCAGAGACATGAGAGTACACGAAGGAAATTCCTGGAAGGAGCAGACGCTAGTAATTTAAGATCAGATactagtataagaaatattgaagtaGCAGAAGAAAATATCGCTTCATATGGACAGAATATTACAGTTTTACCCGAAGTTAGGAATCTTCGCTGGCTGAATGTGTGCAAGTCAGCTTCACCGTAGAGTTTGCAACAGTACAAGACAGCTTCAATGTAGAATTTGCACCAGTACAAGTCAGCTTCAGCGTAGAGTTTGCACCGGTACAAGTCAGCTACAACGTAGAGTTTGCACCAGTACAAGTCAGCTTCAACGTAGAGTTTACACCAGTACAAGTCATCTCCACCGTAGAGTTTACACCAGTACAAGTCATCTTCAACGTTTAATTTGCACCAGTACAAGTCAGCTTCAACATAGAGTTTACACCAGTACAAGTCAGCTTCAACGTAGAGTTTACACCAGTACAAGTCAGCTTCAACGTAGAGTTTACACCATACAAGTCATCTTCACCGTAGAGTTTACACCAGTACAAGTCATCTTCACCGTAGAGTTTACACCAGTACAAGTCAACTTCAACAGAGTTTACACCAGTACAAGGCATCTTCACCGTAGAGTTTACACCAGTACAAGTCAGCTTCAACGTAGAGTTTGCACCAGTACAAGTCAGCTTCACAGTAGAGTTTACACCAGTAAAACTCACCTTCACTGTATCGTTTACTGGACCATTCTAGTTGAGAGTTTTGTGCTAAGctttgaccaaataatttgtagtgcGAAATATACAAATTGAAGGattttcaagacagacacaaGATTACGACGCCCAGACTTAGGAATGTCTCGTGTGAAAACCATTGAACTGAATTTCTTGTTTAGTAATATATAAAGAGACACTCTTTCAAAAATATTTATCATTAAATAAGTACATAAACAGATGATTCTGATTCAATCAAACAGATTCTTTGATTCAATCAAACAGATTCTTTGATTCAATCAAACAGATTCTTTGATTCAATCAAACAGATTCATTGATTCAATTGATTTTATATTCTATTAAAGAGATAGTTTAATATTTGTCATACTTAACCCCATAGGAATACAAAAATATAGTTACAAATATATCGCACAAAACCAATTTTCtattatatagataatatataatagTTGTCAGTAATAGACAAATATACTGTAAATACATTTAATAGCAAATTTTTTTACCAATTTTTTTGGCGTATATGTAAGTATTTCTTTAAAGAAAAGTACCTCGTTTGAGGTCAATTGTTATTTTATGTTTATCTTAAGTTGCTTGGTAATTTGTCTAGATTGGGCTTCAATTATAAGTTTCATAAGATGCTGAACCAGTGACCTAAGCTTGATAACCCGTGTGGTTATTATCAGGAAGCATTATTTCGTATCAGAACTTAGAAAGTTCCTAAATTTTCATGCTAAGTTTCAACATTTATAGCTGCTAGGTTTTCATACATTTTCATGCTAAGTTTCAACATCCAAAGCTGTTACGTATGTTGGTCTGAATGTTATTATTTTGGAAAGACAGTTACCTTAATTTCCCCTCTTGCATGGGCATTGACTTAAGCTTGACTTCTTGCATGGGCATTGACTTAAGCTTGACCTCTTGCATGGGTATTGACTTAAGCTTGACCTCTTGCATGGGCATTGAATTAAGCTTGACCTCTTGCATGGGTATTGACTTAAGCTTGACCTCTTGCATGGGCATTGACTTAAGCTTGACCTCTTGCATGGGCACTGACTTAAGCTTGACTTCTTGCATGGGCATTGAATTAAGCTTGACCTCTTGCATGGGCATTGACTTAAGCTTGACCTCTTGCATGGGTATTGACTTAAGCTTGACCTCTTGCATGGGTATTGACTTAAGCTTGACCTCTTGCATGGGTATTGACCTAAACTTGACCTCTTGCATTGTTATTGCCCTAAGCTTTGTTAATGAACTAAGCTTGACGTGCTTTACGGCAGTGATCTAATTAGTTATGAGCTTATCTATTCTATTTGTTCACTGAAGTGATGAGACGTACGTCAGAGATACTCTAGAAATAAGGAATAGCACACCAAAGATACAATTTAGAGATAAAGGGAAGTACACGCTGTTTCTTTAAAGATACtttagagataagcacaaatgaatgagAACAAAATATAACTGATAATGATATGATAAATACACcgaatatttttttttaccaaagTCGTTCAGGtgacagcagacacacacacacacacacacacacacacacacacacacacacacacacacacacacacacacacacacacacacacacacacacgaaaatagGGAGGATGATGTTTACAGAACCTGAAAAGACCCTATTAAACCCCCAAGTGCGGCAAATCAGATTTTATAGCCAATTAGTGACACAATTTACAGTGGAAGTTATTCAAAATAAGGGACCCATTAGTGCATTTATTAGGAAGGAAATGGGTTGGCTTAGAGAAGAAATTGCTGGTATTGTGATTCAGAAACACCTTTTGTTAGACTTGGATTTGTTAGTTTAACTTGTTTGTTAGACTTAGTAAGTCTAAGAACTAAGCAATTTAGTCCTACTCAGATTAGGGCACTCGTGGAGCTGATCGGAGTTGATTTTCAAATTCCTATATTGTTCAAAaaataaatttctaatcaataatatAAAAGCAGGGACAAGAATACAATTTAAAACATAAAAAATAATTTGAGGGTGACAAAAAAAAGTCTCATCAAATACCAACATAATATGACCCAGCatactttttttttgggggggacggggaggggggagggaaggaaggggggaggggggaaggggggaggggggggaagggggagggggggggtggggggaggggggagcgggGGAAGCTTTGGTTACAGCCAAAGCAAACTTATTAGTATTGAAACCCGTCTTAGAATCCAATTTGTCTTAAGCTTATCCTTGCAAGCTTGAGGCAACGACAGTGACGTTTCAaaaagagtttttttttttccttcagtACCTGTAGTTAAGGGACCGCAGGCCGGCGGGCGCCCGGCCACCACTGTATAGCGAACCATCGCGCACGCAGCCGGTTAATGCTCTCTCTTAACGACTAATTCCAACCCGCCCCGAGGAGGCTAACGAGACCTGTTAAATATGCTAATTAACACAACATAaattgaatcccaggttgcaaccCACCACCCCTTAAACCCCCCCTTAACCCCCCACTACCCCTTGAGCCCTTTAACCCCCcatcacccacccccacacacccccccttcTTCTCTCCGGAGAAATAAGGTGGACACTGTTTTTGTGGCTTCCTTGAGTGTAAAGtgttgtgcgggggggggggggggggtgaatgggactgactgtgtactcaccaagatgatgtactcgtctagatgtactcaccaagatgatgTACTCGTCTAGATGTACTCACTAAGATGATGTACTGGTCTAGATGCACTCACCAAGATGATGTACTCGTCTAGATGTACTCACTAAGATGATGTACTGGTCTAGATGCACTCACTAAGATGATGTACTCGTCTAGATGCACTCACCAAGATGATGTACTCGTCTAGATGCACTCACCAAGATGCTGTACCCGTCTAGATGCACTCACCAAGATGATGTACTcgtctagatgtactcaccaagatgatgTACTCGTCTAGATGCACTCACCAAGATGATGTACTCGTCTAGATGCACTCACCAAGATGATGTACTCGTCTAGATGTACTCACTAAGATGATGTACTGGTCTAGATGCACTCACTAAGATGATGTACTCGTCTAGATGCACTCACCAAGATGCTGTACTCGTCTAGATGCACTCACCAAGATGATGTACTCGTCTAGATGCACTCACCTAGATGATGTACCCGTCTAGATGCACTCACCAAGATGATGTACCcgtctagatgtactcaccaagatgatgTACTCGTCTAGATGCACTCACCAAGATGATGTACTcgtctagatgtactcaccaagatgatgTACTCGTCTAGATGTACTCACTAAGATGATGTACCCGTCTAGATGCACTCACTAAGATGATGTACTCGTCTAGATGTACTCACTAAGATGATGTACCCGTCTAGATGCACTCACCAAGATGATGTACCCGTCTAGATGCACTCACTAAGATGATGTACTCGTCTAGATGCACTCACTAAGATGATGTACTcgtctagatgtactcaccaagatgctgTACCCGTCTAGATGTACTCACTAAGATGCTGTACCcgtctagatgtactcaccaagatgctgTACCCGTCTAGATGCACTCACCAAGATGATGTACTcgtctagatgtactcaccaagatgctgTACCCGTCTAGATGCACTCACTAAGATGATGTACTcgtctagatgtactcaccaagatgctgTACCCGTCTAGATGTACTCACTAagatgatgtactcacctagatgatgTACCCGTCTAGATGCACTCACCAAGATGATGTACTCGTCTAGATGCACTCACCAAGATGCTGTACCcgtctagatgtactcaccaagatgatgTACTCGTCTAGATGCACTCACTAagatgatgtactcacctagatgatgTACCcgtctagatgtactcaccaagatgctgTACCCGTCTAGATGCACTCACCAAGATGATGTACTcgtctagatgtactcaccaagatgctgTACCCGTCTAGATGCACTCACCAAGATGATGTACCcgtctagatgtactcaccaagatgatgTACCCGTCTAGATGTACTCACTAagatgatgtactcacctagatgatgTACCCGTCTAGATGCACTCACCAAGATGATGTACCCGTCTAGATGCACTCACCAAGATGATGTACCCGTCTAGATGTACTCACTAAGATGATGTACCCGTCTAGATGCACTCACCAAGATGATGTACTCGTCTAGATGCACTCACCAAGATGATGTACCCGTCTAGATGCACTCACTAAGATGATGTACTcgtctagatgtactcaccaagatgatgTACCCGTCTAGATGCACTCACCAAGATGATGTACTcgtctagatgtactcaccaagatgctgTACCCGTCTAGATGCACTCACCAAGATGCTGTACCcgtctagatgtactcaccaagatgatgTACCCGTCTAGATGCACTCACCAAGATGATGTACTCGTCTAGATGCACTCACTAagatgatgtactcacctagatgatgTACCCGTCTAGATGCACTCACCAAGATGATGTACTCGTCTAGATGTACTCACTAagatgatgtactcacctagatgatgTACCCGTCTAGATGCACTCACCAAGATGATGTACTCGTCTAGATGCACTCACTAagatgatgtactcacctagatgatgTACCCGTCTAGATGCACTCACCAAGATGATGTACTCGTCTAGATGCACTCAC carries:
- the LOC138371813 gene encoding involucrin-like translates to MQEVKFRSIPMQEVKLKSIPMQEVKLKSIPMQEVKLKSMPMQEVKLNSMPMQEVKLKSVPMQEVKLKSMPMQEVKLKSIPMQEVKLNSMPMQEVKLKSIPMQEVKLKSMPMQEVKLKSMPMQEGKLR